From the Osmerus eperlanus chromosome 21, fOsmEpe2.1, whole genome shotgun sequence genome, one window contains:
- the syap1 gene encoding synapse-associated protein 1 isoform X3, with protein MFKGWGSWLGIQDTTSSNTENTELPVEVVEEEKIVQAQNEVNKQQTEQEPEQEPTPPQQPQEAGKGLSEYIFSFASSATKKISDSVSETAQSIKKSVEDGNIDGIIDKTILGDFQKEQQKFVEEKKAKKSDAAVPPWVGYSEEETIQQQILALSADRRNFLRDPPAGVQFHFDSEQMYPIAMVMLQEDELLNRMRFDLVPKHVKEEMFWRNYFYRVSLVKQSAQLTALAAQQQASEPRDTEDKEVAHPEDVSLTENIRPKTPPVSISDRSKTAEQHEEEEISTSPGVSEFVSDAFDTCDIDQEDLRKEMKQLVLDKKGETETPEEECSDWEKELQQELQEYEVVAESDNKDDKWDQEIEDMLQGDDS; from the exons ATGTTTAAGGGCTGGGGATCGTGGCTTGGTATACAGGACACCACGTCCTCCAACACGGAGAACACGGAGTTACCCGTCGAGGTTGTCGAGGAGGAGAAGATTGTCCAAGCACAGAACGAAGTAAACAAACAACAGACAGAGCAGGAGCCAGAGCAGGAGCCAACTCCTCCACAGCAGCCCCAAGAAGCAGGAAAGGGACTCAGCG AATACATCTTCAGCTTTGCAAGTAGTGCCACTAAGAAGATATCAGACTCTGTTTCCGAGACCGCACAGAGCATCAAAAAGAGCGTAGAAGATGGGAACATCGATGGAATTATTGACAAG ACAATTCTAGGAGATTTTCAAAAAGAACAACAGAAATTTGTGGAGGAAAAGAAGGCCAAGAAGTCAG aTGCAGCTGTTCCTCCCTGGGTGGGATACAGTGAGGAGGAAACCATTCAGCAGCAGATCCTGGCTCTGTCTGCA GACCGAAGGAACTTCCTGCGTGACCCCCCTGCTGGCGTCCAGTTCCACTTCGACTCGGAGCAGATGTACCCCATTGCTATGGTGATGCTGCAGGAGGACGAACTACTGAACCGGATGCGCTTTGACCTCGTTCCAAAaca cgTAAAGGAGGAGATGTTCTGGAGGAACTACTTCTACAGGGTGTCCCTTGTGAAACAGTCGGCCCAGCTGACAGCCCTGGCTGCCCAGCAGCAGGCCTCAGAGCCCAGGGACACCGAGGACAAGGAGGTGGCCCACCCGGAAGACGTCAGCCTCACCG AGAACATAAGACCCAAGACCCCTCCTGTGTCCATCAGTGACAGGTCCAAAACTGCAGAG CagcacgaggaggaggagatctcCACCAGTCCAGGGGTGTCTGAGTTTGTGAGCGACGCCTTCGACACGTGCGACATCGACCAGGAAGACCTGAGGAAGGAGATGAAGCAGCTGGTCCTGGacaagaagggggagacagaaactccagagg AGGAGTGTTCAGACTGGGAGAAGGAGCTCCAGCAGGAGCTGCAGGAGTACGAGGTGGTGGCCGAGTCTGACAACAAGGATGACAAGTGGGACCAGGAGATCGAGGACATGCTCCAGGGGGATGACAGCTAG
- the syap1 gene encoding synapse-associated protein 1 isoform X2, translated as MFKGWGSWLGIQDTTSSNTENTELPVEVVEEEKIVQAQNEVNKQQTEQEPEQEPTPPQQPQEAGKGLSEYIFSFASSATKKISDSVSETAQSIKKSVEDGNIDGIIDKTILGDFQKEQQKFVEEKKAKKSDAAVPPWVGYSEEETIQQQILALSADRRNFLRDPPAGVQFHFDSEQMYPIAMVMLQEDELLNRMRFDLVPKHVKEEMFWRNYFYRVSLVKQSAQLTALAAQQQASEPRDTEDKEVAHPEDVSLTENIRPKTPPVSISDRSKTAEHEEEEISTSPGVSEFVSDAFDTCDIDQEDLRKEMKQLVLDKKGETETPEGVTYKGDLGLSVSTTFKEECSDWEKELQQELQEYEVVAESDNKDDKWDQEIEDMLQGDDS; from the exons ATGTTTAAGGGCTGGGGATCGTGGCTTGGTATACAGGACACCACGTCCTCCAACACGGAGAACACGGAGTTACCCGTCGAGGTTGTCGAGGAGGAGAAGATTGTCCAAGCACAGAACGAAGTAAACAAACAACAGACAGAGCAGGAGCCAGAGCAGGAGCCAACTCCTCCACAGCAGCCCCAAGAAGCAGGAAAGGGACTCAGCG AATACATCTTCAGCTTTGCAAGTAGTGCCACTAAGAAGATATCAGACTCTGTTTCCGAGACCGCACAGAGCATCAAAAAGAGCGTAGAAGATGGGAACATCGATGGAATTATTGACAAG ACAATTCTAGGAGATTTTCAAAAAGAACAACAGAAATTTGTGGAGGAAAAGAAGGCCAAGAAGTCAG aTGCAGCTGTTCCTCCCTGGGTGGGATACAGTGAGGAGGAAACCATTCAGCAGCAGATCCTGGCTCTGTCTGCA GACCGAAGGAACTTCCTGCGTGACCCCCCTGCTGGCGTCCAGTTCCACTTCGACTCGGAGCAGATGTACCCCATTGCTATGGTGATGCTGCAGGAGGACGAACTACTGAACCGGATGCGCTTTGACCTCGTTCCAAAaca cgTAAAGGAGGAGATGTTCTGGAGGAACTACTTCTACAGGGTGTCCCTTGTGAAACAGTCGGCCCAGCTGACAGCCCTGGCTGCCCAGCAGCAGGCCTCAGAGCCCAGGGACACCGAGGACAAGGAGGTGGCCCACCCGGAAGACGTCAGCCTCACCG AGAACATAAGACCCAAGACCCCTCCTGTGTCCATCAGTGACAGGTCCAAAACTGCAGAG cacgaggaggaggagatctcCACCAGTCCAGGGGTGTCTGAGTTTGTGAGCGACGCCTTCGACACGTGCGACATCGACCAGGAAGACCTGAGGAAGGAGATGAAGCAGCTGGTCCTGGacaagaagggggagacagaaactccagagg GGGTCACCTATAAAGGAGACCTGGGTCTCAGTGTCTCTACTACTTTTAAAG AGGAGTGTTCAGACTGGGAGAAGGAGCTCCAGCAGGAGCTGCAGGAGTACGAGGTGGTGGCCGAGTCTGACAACAAGGATGACAAGTGGGACCAGGAGATCGAGGACATGCTCCAGGGGGATGACAGCTAG
- the txlng gene encoding gamma-taxilin isoform X2, which yields MESPGVCGIEVATRGLVGGSDTPSDLDSPSQEDVGVFGLVGVTCRHKLRGNTPGREDGFLDPNNPDLDPGGGTKCKKEPKGLGKEVLLLMQALNTLASPEEKLAALCKKYADLLEESRSVQKQVKVLQKKQSQVVKEKVHLQGEHSKAILARSKLEGLCRELQRHNKTLKEENTQRSREYEERRREATLHFQMTLSEIEVQMEQHNAHNTKLRQENMELAEKLKKLIEQYELREEHIDKVFKHKELQQQLVDAKLQRTADLMREVEERQQRERDFLLKDAAESRHKCEMMKEQETQLKQQLSLYMDKFEEFQTTLAKSNEVFTTFRQEMEKMTKKIKKLEKETTQWRTKWETNNQALLQMAEEKTLKDTHYKALQGKLERLEKLCRALQKERNDLDNKLGPLQEPPCTAPPEPKDGEPSAGEGGAEAGCERTEVQASSTAERGPDEAAQPED from the exons ATGGAgagcccaggtgtgtgtgggatcgAGGTGGCCACCAGAGGCTTGGTAGGCGGTAGCGACACACCCTCTGATCTAGACAGCCCCAGCCAG gaggatgtgggtgtgtttggcctGGTGGGGGTCACCTGCAGGCACAAGCTGAGAGGGAACACCCCTGGGAGGGAGGACGGCTTCTTGGACCCCAACAACCCCGATCTGGACCCTGGAGGTGGCACCAAATGCAAGAAGGAACCGAAGGGATTAG GTAAAGAGGTTCTGCTGCTGATGCAGGCCCTGAACACCCTTGCATCTCCAGAGGAGAAGCTGGCTGCCTTGTGTAAAAAGTATGCTGACCTG CTGGAGGAGAGCCGCAGCGTGCAGAAGCAGGTGAAGGTGCTCCAGAAGAAGCAGTCTCAGGTCGTCAAGGAGAAGGTCCACCTCCAGGGGGAGCACAGCAAGGCCATCCTGGCCCGCAGCAAGCTGGAGGGTCTGTGTCGAGAGCTGCAGAGGCACAACAAAACCCTGAAG GAGGAGAACACCCAGCGCTCTCGCGAgtacgaggagaggaggagggaggccacGCTGCACTTCCAGATGACGCTGAGCGAGATCGAGGTCCAGATGGAGCAGCACAACGCCCACAACACCAAGCTGCGCCAGGAGAACATGGAGCTGGCGGAGAAGCTCAAGAAGCTCATCGAGCAGTACGAACTCCGGGAGGAG CACATTGACAAGGTGTTCAAGCACAAGGAGCTACAGCAGCAGCTGGTGGATGCGAAGCTCCAGAGGACTGCAGACCTgatgagggaggtggaggagaggcagcagagagagagagacttt CTGCTGAAGGACGCAGCGGAGTCGAGACACAAGTGTGAGATGATGAAGGAGCAGGAGACCCAGCTCAAACAGCAG CTGTCTCTGTACATGGACAAGTTCGAGGAGTTCCAGACCACGCTGGCGAAGAGCAATGAGGTGTTCACGACCTTCAGACAGGAGATGGAAAAG ATGACCAAGAAGATCAAAaagctggagaaggagacaACACAGTGGAGGACCAAGTGGGAGACCAACAACCAGGCCTTGCTGCAGATGGCTGAGGAG AAGACCCTGAAGGACACCCACTACAAGGCTCTGCAGGGGAAGCTGGAACGCCTGGAGAAGCTGTGCCGGGCCCTGCAGAAGGAGCGCAACGACCTCGACAACAAACTGGGCCCGCTCCAGGAACCCCCCTGCACGGCCCCGCCCGAGCCCAAGGACGGAGAGCCCTCTGCTGGGGAAGGAGGGGCGGAGGCCGGGTGTGAGAGAACGGAGGTCCAGGCTTCCTCCACAGCCGAGAGGGGTCCAGATGAAGCCGCCCAGCCTGAGGACTGA
- the syap1 gene encoding synapse-associated protein 1 isoform X1 codes for MFKGWGSWLGIQDTTSSNTENTELPVEVVEEEKIVQAQNEVNKQQTEQEPEQEPTPPQQPQEAGKGLSEYIFSFASSATKKISDSVSETAQSIKKSVEDGNIDGIIDKTILGDFQKEQQKFVEEKKAKKSDAAVPPWVGYSEEETIQQQILALSADRRNFLRDPPAGVQFHFDSEQMYPIAMVMLQEDELLNRMRFDLVPKHVKEEMFWRNYFYRVSLVKQSAQLTALAAQQQASEPRDTEDKEVAHPEDVSLTENIRPKTPPVSISDRSKTAEQHEEEEISTSPGVSEFVSDAFDTCDIDQEDLRKEMKQLVLDKKGETETPEGVTYKGDLGLSVSTTFKEECSDWEKELQQELQEYEVVAESDNKDDKWDQEIEDMLQGDDS; via the exons ATGTTTAAGGGCTGGGGATCGTGGCTTGGTATACAGGACACCACGTCCTCCAACACGGAGAACACGGAGTTACCCGTCGAGGTTGTCGAGGAGGAGAAGATTGTCCAAGCACAGAACGAAGTAAACAAACAACAGACAGAGCAGGAGCCAGAGCAGGAGCCAACTCCTCCACAGCAGCCCCAAGAAGCAGGAAAGGGACTCAGCG AATACATCTTCAGCTTTGCAAGTAGTGCCACTAAGAAGATATCAGACTCTGTTTCCGAGACCGCACAGAGCATCAAAAAGAGCGTAGAAGATGGGAACATCGATGGAATTATTGACAAG ACAATTCTAGGAGATTTTCAAAAAGAACAACAGAAATTTGTGGAGGAAAAGAAGGCCAAGAAGTCAG aTGCAGCTGTTCCTCCCTGGGTGGGATACAGTGAGGAGGAAACCATTCAGCAGCAGATCCTGGCTCTGTCTGCA GACCGAAGGAACTTCCTGCGTGACCCCCCTGCTGGCGTCCAGTTCCACTTCGACTCGGAGCAGATGTACCCCATTGCTATGGTGATGCTGCAGGAGGACGAACTACTGAACCGGATGCGCTTTGACCTCGTTCCAAAaca cgTAAAGGAGGAGATGTTCTGGAGGAACTACTTCTACAGGGTGTCCCTTGTGAAACAGTCGGCCCAGCTGACAGCCCTGGCTGCCCAGCAGCAGGCCTCAGAGCCCAGGGACACCGAGGACAAGGAGGTGGCCCACCCGGAAGACGTCAGCCTCACCG AGAACATAAGACCCAAGACCCCTCCTGTGTCCATCAGTGACAGGTCCAAAACTGCAGAG CagcacgaggaggaggagatctcCACCAGTCCAGGGGTGTCTGAGTTTGTGAGCGACGCCTTCGACACGTGCGACATCGACCAGGAAGACCTGAGGAAGGAGATGAAGCAGCTGGTCCTGGacaagaagggggagacagaaactccagagg GGGTCACCTATAAAGGAGACCTGGGTCTCAGTGTCTCTACTACTTTTAAAG AGGAGTGTTCAGACTGGGAGAAGGAGCTCCAGCAGGAGCTGCAGGAGTACGAGGTGGTGGCCGAGTCTGACAACAAGGATGACAAGTGGGACCAGGAGATCGAGGACATGCTCCAGGGGGATGACAGCTAG
- the txlng gene encoding gamma-taxilin isoform X1, which produces MATHSGARDTDSENNQSGSRSAMESPGVCGIEVATRGLVGGSDTPSDLDSPSQEDVGVFGLVGVTCRHKLRGNTPGREDGFLDPNNPDLDPGGGTKCKKEPKGLGKEVLLLMQALNTLASPEEKLAALCKKYADLLEESRSVQKQVKVLQKKQSQVVKEKVHLQGEHSKAILARSKLEGLCRELQRHNKTLKEENTQRSREYEERRREATLHFQMTLSEIEVQMEQHNAHNTKLRQENMELAEKLKKLIEQYELREEHIDKVFKHKELQQQLVDAKLQRTADLMREVEERQQRERDFLLKDAAESRHKCEMMKEQETQLKQQLSLYMDKFEEFQTTLAKSNEVFTTFRQEMEKMTKKIKKLEKETTQWRTKWETNNQALLQMAEEKTLKDTHYKALQGKLERLEKLCRALQKERNDLDNKLGPLQEPPCTAPPEPKDGEPSAGEGGAEAGCERTEVQASSTAERGPDEAAQPED; this is translated from the exons ATGGCGACACATTCGGGTGCgagagacactgacagtgaAAACAACCAG TCTGGTAGTAGAAGCGCGATGGAgagcccaggtgtgtgtgggatcgAGGTGGCCACCAGAGGCTTGGTAGGCGGTAGCGACACACCCTCTGATCTAGACAGCCCCAGCCAG gaggatgtgggtgtgtttggcctGGTGGGGGTCACCTGCAGGCACAAGCTGAGAGGGAACACCCCTGGGAGGGAGGACGGCTTCTTGGACCCCAACAACCCCGATCTGGACCCTGGAGGTGGCACCAAATGCAAGAAGGAACCGAAGGGATTAG GTAAAGAGGTTCTGCTGCTGATGCAGGCCCTGAACACCCTTGCATCTCCAGAGGAGAAGCTGGCTGCCTTGTGTAAAAAGTATGCTGACCTG CTGGAGGAGAGCCGCAGCGTGCAGAAGCAGGTGAAGGTGCTCCAGAAGAAGCAGTCTCAGGTCGTCAAGGAGAAGGTCCACCTCCAGGGGGAGCACAGCAAGGCCATCCTGGCCCGCAGCAAGCTGGAGGGTCTGTGTCGAGAGCTGCAGAGGCACAACAAAACCCTGAAG GAGGAGAACACCCAGCGCTCTCGCGAgtacgaggagaggaggagggaggccacGCTGCACTTCCAGATGACGCTGAGCGAGATCGAGGTCCAGATGGAGCAGCACAACGCCCACAACACCAAGCTGCGCCAGGAGAACATGGAGCTGGCGGAGAAGCTCAAGAAGCTCATCGAGCAGTACGAACTCCGGGAGGAG CACATTGACAAGGTGTTCAAGCACAAGGAGCTACAGCAGCAGCTGGTGGATGCGAAGCTCCAGAGGACTGCAGACCTgatgagggaggtggaggagaggcagcagagagagagagacttt CTGCTGAAGGACGCAGCGGAGTCGAGACACAAGTGTGAGATGATGAAGGAGCAGGAGACCCAGCTCAAACAGCAG CTGTCTCTGTACATGGACAAGTTCGAGGAGTTCCAGACCACGCTGGCGAAGAGCAATGAGGTGTTCACGACCTTCAGACAGGAGATGGAAAAG ATGACCAAGAAGATCAAAaagctggagaaggagacaACACAGTGGAGGACCAAGTGGGAGACCAACAACCAGGCCTTGCTGCAGATGGCTGAGGAG AAGACCCTGAAGGACACCCACTACAAGGCTCTGCAGGGGAAGCTGGAACGCCTGGAGAAGCTGTGCCGGGCCCTGCAGAAGGAGCGCAACGACCTCGACAACAAACTGGGCCCGCTCCAGGAACCCCCCTGCACGGCCCCGCCCGAGCCCAAGGACGGAGAGCCCTCTGCTGGGGAAGGAGGGGCGGAGGCCGGGTGTGAGAGAACGGAGGTCCAGGCTTCCTCCACAGCCGAGAGGGGTCCAGATGAAGCCGCCCAGCCTGAGGACTGA